The Nitrospinaceae bacterium genomic sequence AATTACTTGGGCAACGTTTTTTGCATGCAGAAGGCGATTGCCCCTCTTTCCAGGCGGGGTGGGGCCGTTGTGTTTCTTTCGAGCCTGGGAAGCCGGTTTGTTAATCCGGACTATCCATTAGGCTCGATGAAGGCGGCGATGGAGTCAGCCGTGAAGTATTGGGCAGAAAGCTGGGGCGAGCAGGGCATTTCGGTGAACGCTGTTTGTGCCGGTCTGGTGATGACGGATTCGTTCAAGACGCTCCGGATGGTGAACCCGGACCTGGAGAACCTGCCTGAGCGGTTTTTTCTATCGCCCGAGGAGGTTGCCGGGGTGGTCCAGTATCTGTTGGGGCCAGCGAGCGGGGTCATACGGGGGCAGACGGTGGTGGCCGACAAGGGTGTGAGCAACCGCCTACTCTGGCCATCCCCCCCAGGATGATGCATTCTTGCCTCCCCCGGTCCCGAAGTTGCACATTGCCGGGCAGAGCGTTTTAATGCAGGTCTAATGTCATGGTTGATATTGATATGGGGTCCGGGCGGTTGTCTTATCCCTTTGATAATAGGACATTCATAAGAGGCACGAGGAGAAACAAATGGCGCAGAACATGATCAGTGAAGAGCGGATCATGCAGGAAGTCTTCGACGCAATCGTTCACACCACCGGTGTGGACAAGGACACGATTACCCCGGATAGCTCGCTTGTGGAAGATCTGGATGTCCTGTCTCTTGATTTTCTCGATGTGAATTTTCGGCTAGAGCAGGTCTTCGGTATCAAAATGGCCCGCAGCTTTGTTCTTGAGCATGTCGAGGAAATGTTTGGCGAGGGTGTGGCAATAGATGAGAACAACGATGTCACTGAAAAGGGTGTCGAAATTCTAAAGTTGCGCCTGACTGAGGCGGCGAACGATCTCGATCCGGGAACCCCTGTCGATGAACTTCCGGCCCTCGTTACCTCCCGAACGCTTGCAGCGGGTGTTGGTGACATTCTTGCCCACTTGCCGGACAAGAGCCCTGCCGGGGTGGACTGGAAAACGGAGGACGGCACTCACATTGTCTGCTCTGAAACCGGCAAAGCCCCTGTGTTGCCCAGCGGCGATGATGTGATCCAGAACTGGCTGAAATCTCTCCAGGAAGAAAAACAAATCTTCTAGTTCACTCGCCGCCCTGTTTTACCTCGGGAGTTGCCCTCGATGGCACGGCCCCAAAAACGTGTCGTAGTTACCGGCTACGGGATGATGACTCCCCTCGGGGGAGATGTTGCCTCCAGTTTCGATGCGGCGCGCGAGGGAAAATCCGGCATCGACTATATCCGCCTTTTCGACCCGGCGAAGCTGCCCTGTCAAATTGCTGGTGAAGTGGACGACGCCTGGATTGAGGCACGCGAGGTGCCCTCCCACCGCAAACTTCTAAAATTTGCCACGCGTGGCGTCCGGATGATGCTTACAGCTACGGGAGAGTCCGCGAGCCACGCTCGCCTTAGCGAGATTGCTGATCGCTCTCGCATTGGGGTCGCGATCGGATCGCATGGCGAGCACCCTGATATTCCCCAGATGATTCAACTATTCCGCCAGTGGCGCCCGGGTGGTGGCTCCCCCTGGGAGGGCCATTGGGACTTCAGCGAGCTATTTAATTCGGGTGGCTACGATTTCCTTCAGTTCTATCGGCGAAAAATAGATGTGGCCACTTCTGTAGTGGCGACAGGGTTTGATGCCCAAGGACCGACGATTTCGGTTTGCTCGGCCTGCGCGGCGGGTGGGCAGGCAGTGGGCGAGGCACTTCGCTTGATTCGCGACGGGAAGGCGGATGCGATGATCGCGGGTGGTTGTGAATCTGCGATCTCCTATGCCGGTTTTTTTGGTTTCGTTCTCCTGACAGCGCTTGTTGAAAAGTACGAAACGCCACAGATGGCCTCGCGCCCCTTCGACCGGCGGCGAAACGGTTTTGTCATGTCTGAGGGCGCTGGCTCTTTAGTGCTTGAGGAACTTGAACACGCGCTGGCACGAAAAGCGCCAATTTTGGGCGAGGTGCTAGGCTACGGCGATTCGGCTGATGCTTTTCGCATTACTGACATGCACCCCAAGGGAGCCGGAGCCGTTCTTGCGATGCGTGGGGCGCTCGCTGATGCAGGCATTTCTATCGAAGATGTGGATTACATTAATGCGCACGGTACATCGACTCCTAAAAATGATCTCACCGAAACGACTGCGATTAAACAAGTGTTCGGCGATAGGGCGAGTAGCATTCCGATAAGTTCGAACAAATCAATGGTCGGGCACACTATTGGAGCGGCGGGCGCAGTTGAGGCAATCTTCTCTCTTGAAGGAATGCGCCGCTCGGAGATTCTTCCCACAATTAACTACGAGAACCCGGACCCGAAGTGCGATCTGGATTATGTTCCTAATGAAATGCGTCCCTCCGAGCACCGGGTTGTCTTGTCGAACAGCTTTGGTTTCGGCGGACAAAATGCCTCGCTTTGCTTTGGCCGCTACGAGGGTGAGTGAACTCGATGTCTACTACTTTTGCCGTCACAGGAGGCGGAATAGTCTCTGCGGCGGGAAGAGGTGTGGACGTCGCATGGGAGTCGCTTTGTAAGGGTGAAAGTTTTCTCGCCCTGGATGTTGATCCCGGCCTCTCGGGTTTTGCGCCGATAGCCTCGGCGCGATGTGCTGCCATTGACCCTGAGGAACTTGGTGCTGATCGACGCGCCGCACGAATCATGGGGCATCAAACCCACATGTTGCTCGCTACGGTATCCGAGGCGATTAAAAAATCAGGTAAAGACATTGGCGGCGAGGAGACAGCTTTTTTTGCCGGAATGGATTCGGTAGACCCTGAGGAGGGCGATCTCGTTTCCGCTGCGCTGTCCGCGCGCAAGGAGGGCGGCGTTGATTTGGATAAATTTTATGACGAGGGGATGGCGCAAATTCCGCCGCTCTGGCCGCTCGGAATGCTCAATGCCATTGGGTTCTGTCAGGTGGCGATTCAGTTCGATTTGCGGGGCGAGAACGGAACATTCAGCCCGGGACCTGAGGCCGCTAGTCGGGCCTTGATTGAGGCAGCCGAGTCCTTGCGAGAGGAAAAGGCGGGGGTCGCGCTGGCCGCCGGGGTGAGCCCATCTGTTTCGGCTCGCTCCGTTGCCCGCTATATCAATCGTGGATTCTTGCCTGTATCAGGTGATGGTCAATTTCCCCGTCCTTTTTCGGGTGCTGGTGTCGCTGCACTGGGAGAGGGCGCAGGCGTTTTGTTGATTGAGTCCGGGAAGGCCGCAGCGGCGAGAGGGGCTGCTAGCATGGGATTTTTGAGAGGGTGGGGTCGAGCCACCGCTCTCGATGAAGGTGCAGGGCTCAAAGAGGCGATTAAGGATTCGATTGGCGTGGCGCTAGGATCGGCTGGATTAAGCCCTGGCGATGTGGACCTCGTGGTGGTTCACGGTGCGGGACATCCCGATGAGGATGAGGCCGAGGCTGCGGCGTTGTTAAGTGTATTTGGCGCGCGCCGCCCGTACGCACTTGCGACAAAGGGCGCCCTTGGTCATCTTTTAGGGGCCTCGCCAATTGTGGATTTGTTGCTGGCGCTCCGAGCGCTGGGTGAGGGTGTTGTATTGCCGAGCCCGGGGGTGGGCGAGATGGGGCAGGATGCCCTTGAGTTTTCGGATGTTCCCGTGGCCGCCGAAATGAAAAGGGCGCTAGTTTTGTCGAGAGGATTTGAGGGCTCATGTGCGGCGTTTTGTGCTAGCGCGGCATGAAACGATTATCTGGTCATTGTTTTATCCGAGGAGAGAGATTTGCGGTTCCTCTACTTTGATCGCATCACCGAGGTTGAGAGCGGAAAGCGAGTCAGCGGGGTAAAGACGTTCCCGTTGTCCGAGGCCTATCTCAAGGGGCATTTTACCCGAGCGCCTCTGATTCCGGGCTCGATTCTGATCGAAGCCATGGCTCAGATCACGGGCTGGCTCATTGTCTATACCCACAAATGTGAGACGGCCTGCGTAATTTCGCTTATCAACAACGTCAAGGTGCCCATCGACCTTCGGGCGGGGACGACGGTGGATATTCACGGTGAAATACTCGACACCGATAAACGCTGGAGCCGGTGCCGTGCGTGGGTGGAGCGCGATGGCGAGACGATTGCGAGCGCGGATCGATTTTTGTTTCCACATTTCAAAGAGCCATATCCTGAGGAAACGGCCCAACGGTTTCGCCATTTGGGCTGGCTTGAGCCCCGCTGGGACTGGGAGGCATCGTGAGCGAAGTTCACATCACCGGTATGGGCATGGTGACAGCCCTCGGTTCAGATTTGGAGACCGCATGGAGCAAAGCGCTTCGGGGTGAATCTGGTGCGCGAGCGGTTTCTTCTTTCGAGGCCGGGCGTCTTCCCATCGCGGGGGCGGGCGAGGTGTCGCTGGAGGAACTCGCCGCTCTCAAAGAGCGGCTTCCGGAGGAATACGCTGGCGAGGGGGAGCGGCGTGTGCTGTTCGCCCTCGATGCCGCGCAGAGTGCACTTGAGGATGCGGGATTGGCACTAGGAGAGGCAGATCCTGTGCGCTCGGGCGTGCTGATGGGAACCGGATTAAGTTCCTATCGCCTAGAGGATTTTGCTGCCTGGATTGGCGAGGATGATAAATTTGATACTACCCGTTTTGCGGTCGAGATCGAGAAGACCCATCCAGCGGGATATTTTCGAAATCCGCCAGAGCGGGCCACCTCGCTGATTTCTAAGTGGGCCGGCTTCAGAGGCCCATCGGCTACGATGACTTCAGCTTGCGCAGCAGCCGGGCAGGCCATTGGCCTTGGCATGCGTATGATTCGCCGGGGAGAGGCCGACGTTATCCTCTGCGGCGGGGCGGACTCGATGATCCATCCTGTCGGGATGGCGATTTTTCTACTCCTTGGCGCAGCGACGACCACCGACGCCCCACCTGAGAATCTTTGTCGCCCCTTTGACAGGAGACGCTCGGGCCTGGTGGTTGGCGAGGGGGCCGGGGTGCTGGTTCTTGAGTCAGCCGAGCATGCCTCTCGGCGCGGGGCGAGGGTCTATGCCAAACTGTCTGGCTACGGGTCGAGCATGGATGCCTATCAGGTGACAGCGCCCGATCCAAAGGGAAGGGGCGCTGCACGCTCGATGAGTGAGGCGCTTCGTGATGCTGGGATGGCCCCCGAGGATATCGCTTATGTAAATGCCCATGGGACGGGAACGAAGCTTAATGATCCAGCCGAGACGCTGGCGATTAAAGAGGTGTTCGGCCCTTGGGCGGAAAAACTCGCTATCAGTTCGAGCAAGTCGATGATTGGCCATCTTATTGCGGCCTGCGGTGCGCCCGAGTTGATATTCACCACGCTCAGCGTGGCTCGCGATGAAGTGCATCCCACTCTGAATCTGGAAAACCCTGATCGCAAGTGCGATCTTGATTATGTCCCGAACGAGTCACGCAAGATGGCGGTTCCCGCCGCGATATCGAACTCGTTTGGTTTTGGTGGCCAGAACGTGACTCTCGTTGTCAGAAAGGCGGCATAGATGAACATTGATTTGAGCGGAAAGGTGGCGCTTGTAACCGGAGGCGGGCGCGGCATAGGGCGTGCGTGCGCTCTGGCGCTCGCGGCGTCGGGCGCACAGGTGGCGATCAACTACAGCGCCTCGCAAGAAGCGTCCGAGGAGGTGAAGGCCGAAATTGAAAAGGCCGGTGGCCGGGCCGAGTGCTATCAGGCGGATGTCTCCTCATTCGAGCAGGTCGAGGCCATGTTCGAGAAGGTGAAGGAGGATTTTGGCACGCTGGATATTCTGGTGAACAACGCAGGTGTCATCAAGGACACGCTTTTGCTACGTATGAAGCCTGCCGACTGGGATAAAGTTATCGGGGTGAGCCTGAATGGCGTTTACAACTGCACGAAAATGGCGGCCGAGATTATGATGCGCGCGCGCACAGGGTGTGTCGTGAATATTTCCTCGATCATTGGAATCATGAGTGGTGGCGGGCAGACGAACTATGCCGCCGCCAAGGCGGGGGTGATTTCATTCACACGGGCCTGCGCGGCTGAAATGAGCGGGCGCGGGCTGCGCTTCAACGCCGTTTTGCCCGGTATGATTGAAACCGACATGAGCGAGGTTGCCCGAAAACACGCGGGCGATAAAATTATGGAGCGAATTCCTTCGAAACGGTTCGGGCAGCCAGAAGATATTGCCGGTATTGTCGTATTTCTCTCCTCGTCGGCGTCGAGCTACATCAATGGCGAGGCGATTACAGTTGACGGCGGCATGCACATCGGTTGAGGAGCGGAGAATTAGAGTGCGTTTGTATCAGGGCGTTGATTTAATAGAGATTGATCGGATTAAGGTGGCGCATGATCGCCAAGGGGCTTTCGGAAAAGATATTTTTACGGAGGCCGAACTGGCATATTGCAATTCTCGGCCCGATCCGTATCCGCATTTAGCTGGGCGCTTTGCGGCCAAGGAGGCATGCCTCAAAGCCTTCGGGGTGGGAATGGGTGGATTCGGCGCCATCGGTCGTTTTCAGGAGATTGAAGTGGAATCCACGCCCTCGGGCAAACCTACTCTCCTTCTGCACGGGTCGATGGAGAAAATGCGAATGCGGCTCAAGATTGATCAGGTGACGGTTTCGATTAGCCACGCCGATAGTTTCGCTGTAGCGACGGTGATGATGCTAGGCGCAGCCGCGGGCGTTGAGGAAGAATAACAATGCGGGAGGAGCATGATGCGCTATTTGCTGGTTGATCGCGTGACTTCATGGGAGCGCGGAGCCACCATGGTAGGCGTCAAGAACGTCACCATGAGCGAGGATTTCTTGGAATTTCACTTTCCGCGCTTTCCTGTGATGCCTGGCTCGATGATTCTTGAGGCGCTCGTTCAACTAACAGGATGGCTTGAGGCGGCGAGTTCTGATTTTTCCAGATGGTTTCTTCTTGAGCAGGTTAAGACGGTTAAATATTACGGTTTCGCCCTGCCGGGCGACCAGATTGAACTCAGAGTCGAGGCAGCCGGGGAAGATGAAGGGCTTGCTCTCTACAAGGGTCTTGCCCAGGTAGAGGGCGAGCGAAAAGTGGTGGTAGATTTTGCCGGTAGGATGGTTGATCTCAAAGACTATGAAGATCCTGCTGAGCAGGCGCACCTTTTTAAAATATTAAATCGAGAAATAACACTCTCTTAAAAGAGCGGTTGATATGATGGAAGGCAGGGAAGTCTGGATTACGGGTGCCGGGATGCTCTCCCCTCTTGGGGCTGGCGTCGATGCGAATTGGGAGGGGCTTCGGTCCGGGCGGCGCGGCGTCGTTCGACAGCCTCAGCAGAATGCGGCCCCGTTTCCCGATAACTTTCTCTATTTCGGCACGGTGGCAGGTCATGAAGAGCCGCCAGAGGTGCCGCCCAATCTCAACAGCCAGAGGAAATTTCTGAACCGCTCCTCGATCCTTGGGCTCCACGCGGCCGCAGAGGCGATTGAGAGCGCAGGTGTTGATTTGCTGTCCATGCCGCCTGAGCGAAAATCGCTTTATGTCGGCTCTGGTGACTACACACGTCTTGAGTATCTCGATTTTTACCAGTCCTTTGCCGAGACCGCTGGTCCCTATTGGGGTCTTCCCGATCCAGAGGAGTTGAACGAGGTGGCGCTACATCAGGTGAACCCGTTTTATCTGCTGGAAGGGCTGGCGAATAATCTTTTCAGCTTCCTAACGGCGAGCTACGAAATTATGGGCACGAACGGGAGCATTGCGAGCCTGTCCTCGTGTGGTGCGCAAGCTCTTGAGGGTTGTGATCGGGCTCTTCGCTGGGGGAAGGCGGATCTCGGCCTGGTGGTGGGTTGCGGGTGCTGGATCAGCGCGTTGATTCGTTTCGAACTTGACGGACTGGGAATACTTTCCAGAGCCCACGATGGAGTCGACTCGTTCAGGCCACTGGACAGGCGGCGCGATGGGTTTTTCCCGTCCGAGGGGGCTGCTGCTCTGGTGCTAGAGGTGGCGGAGGTTGCAGAGGCGCGAGGCGCAAAACCAATTGGAAGAATACTGGGCACGGGAAATTTTCAGGAAGTTTCGTCGGGTGCCCATATCTCGGTGCCAGGCGATTCTGTCAGCCGAGCGAGCCGGGCGGCGATGGGCGAGGGCGATAAGTCCCCCACCGACCTTTCTTTTGTCCTTCCGCATGGGAGCGGCACCAAAAAGGGAGATCGCGCCGAAATGCGGGCGCTCAAGGAATTTCTGAGCGGGAGCGAAGTGCCCCTTGCAGCCTGGAAACCCCATACGGGCCACATGGGTTCGGCTAGTGATGTGGGTGAAATGATTCTCGGTCTCAAGGCGCTCCGGGAGGGTGCTCTTCCACCTACCCTGGGCTTCGAGACGGCTGAAAAAGAATTCGACAATCTCGATATCGCTGCCGAGGAAAGAGTGATCGAGGGGGACTCGTTTCTTTCGCTGAGTCATGGCCTTGGCGGCCAGTCTTCCGCCACACTTTTATCGGCACCGTGAGTCCGGTAGTCGGGCGGGCCGCGAAGCCCCGCAAAAAACGACGCCGTAGCAAGGATAAAAGCCCCCTTCAGCAGAATGCTGAATTTTTCGCTGTCTTTGGTGCCCTCTCGATCATTCGATGGATCCCGCTCTGGTTGTGTAATATCCTCGCCAGACTTGTCGGGGCTGCTGTTTTCCAGCTAGCTCCACGTCGCCGAAAAATTCTTCTGAATAATCTTGAAATCGCATTTCCAGACATGAGCGAGGACGAGCGGGCCCGTATGGCGCGGGCGAGTTGTCGCTCGTTTGTGCTGACCGGGCTTGAAAGCGTCAAGTATCTCTACCGTTTTCGAATCGATGACGCGGAAAAGGAAGTTCGCCGGATGATCGATGGGGTGGAGTCTGTTTTCGATCAAGCGAGGCAGCTGCACGATGAGGCGGGTGGGTGCATTTTCGTAGTGCCTCATTTGGGTAACTGGGAGCTTATCGTGCACGGTGCCACAATTGCGCGAATACCAGTGACGGTTGTTGTGAGACCTCTCGACAATCCGAAACTAGAAAAACATCTATTCGAGATGCGCTCAGGTTCAGGGCAAGAGATTCTTGCAAAGCGAAATGCGCTCTTCTACCTCAGGACAGCACTACGAAAGGGAAGATCGGTTGGTCTGCTGGCGGATCAGCATGCCGGGATGAAGGGAATCGACGTGCCGTTTTTCGGGAAACCAGCGAGCACCACGACGGGACCTGCTGCCCTCGCCATTTCCTTTGGTCGCCCGATTATGCTGGTTGCTTGTGTGCGAAAGCCTGGAGGAGGAGCATATGAGGTGCTTTTGAGCGACCCGATTGTGCCCGACACAGAGGCGGAATCGCTTGTTGAGATCGAGCGGCTGACGACGCTTATGAACGTAGAGATTGAAAAGTTTGTCCGTAAATGCCCGGATCAATATTTGTGGCTGCACGATCGCTGGAAGCTAACGAAACTTTGGGGGCGATCGGCAGAATTTCTTGCGGAAAAAGAAAAAGAAGAAAAAAACGATTAAGCTGGTATTTTTGCTATTTTTTTAATGCTGTGAAAAAACGGTTGTCCATGACTTCAAGCTTTCCCTCAAGCTTTTCAGTGCACTCACAGCTTCCGCAACTAGGATAGCCTTCGCATTTTTCGAGCGTCGTGGTGTAGCGAATGTCGAAATCCTCGAAATATTCTCGCCAATAGGGAAGCTCCTCTAGTAGCTCTCCGCCGGGGCCGAACGCCTCTCGGCAATAACAAGGCTCTATCCAGCGTACCTGACCGTTATCCAAGAGGCGTGCGCTCTTCATGCATTTGATGTAGGTGGGGTAGGCGATGGAGCCCTTGCCCAGAGAGCCTGACTCGACCGCCTCAAGCAGTGCCCGCTCTTTGCCTTTTATGACGAAAGCCCTGACGAGATAGCGCACCAGAAACCTCAAACAAAAAAATAGGTCTGATTTAACTTACATAATTTTATCATAGATGGTGGGTGTTCTCGTCCGAAAATTCATTCCGTAGGTGGACGAAATGCCGGGGAAGGCGGATAATTCTATCATCTGGAAAAGTCCAACCGAATTTTTATATTTGTTCCGGTCGATGGTTTTAGGCTGGAGGTCTCTTGCAAGGAGCTAGAAATGACTGAAATGTCAGGTGCGCGGTATTTGTGTGAAATTATGAAAGCCTACGGTGTGAGCACGTATTTTTTCATGCCCTCGATGCTGAGCCACACGCTGGCGCTTATGGATGACTATCCTATCCGGCGGATTATGACCCACGGAGAGAAGGCTGCTGTTTATATGGCGGACGGCTATGCACGCGCTTCGGGCAAACCTGGTATCTGTGGAGCCCAGGCGATTGGGGCCTCGAACCTCGCTGCCGGGCTCAGAGACGCCCATATGGCGCACAGCCCGGTCATCTCCCTCGTTGGTGGGCGCTTTTCCGAGCAGAAATATCGCTTCCCCTATCAAGAGATTGATGATTTTTCGATGTTCGAGTGCACAACCAAGGCGAACTATCAGATTGATACTGCAGATCGCATCCCCGATATGATGCGGCAGGCTTTCCGTGAGGCGACATCGGGAAACCCGGGTCCGGTTAACCTTCAGTTCTACGGCAACCACGGCGAGATCGAGCGCGATATTATCGATCAAGAAGTCATCGTCGAGGAGCGCCACACGAGCATTCCCGCCTACCGGCCCCGACCTGACATAGCGGATGTCGAAAAAGTGGCCGAGCGCCTCCAGGCGGCCGCAAGACCGATTATCGTGGCTGGCGGCGGTGCCCGGGTGTCGGGCGCGGGAGCCGAGATCACTGCACTCGCAGAGAAGCTTCAGATTCCCATCTTGAATTCAACCGGTGCGATGGCGCTCACCCCGGAGAACCATCCGCTCTATTGCGGTGTGCCGGGTACGTATTCGAGAAGCTGCTCGAATAAAGCAATGCTCGCCTCAGATTTGGTGCTGTTCATTGGTTCCGAGGTAGGAGGTCAGCTTACCCATTTTTGGAAGCTGCCCAAGCCTGGTACCGAAATAATTCAAATTGGCATCGACGCGAACGATCTTGGGCGCAACTACCCGAACTCGGTTTCGGTTTTGGGTGATGCGAAAGTGACGGTTGAGGCTCTGGTTGGCGCAGTGA encodes the following:
- a CDS encoding thiamine pyrophosphate-binding protein — protein: MTEMSGARYLCEIMKAYGVSTYFFMPSMLSHTLALMDDYPIRRIMTHGEKAAVYMADGYARASGKPGICGAQAIGASNLAAGLRDAHMAHSPVISLVGGRFSEQKYRFPYQEIDDFSMFECTTKANYQIDTADRIPDMMRQAFREATSGNPGPVNLQFYGNHGEIERDIIDQEVIVEERHTSIPAYRPRPDIADVEKVAERLQAAARPIIVAGGGARVSGAGAEITALAEKLQIPILNSTGAMALTPENHPLYCGVPGTYSRSCSNKAMLASDLVLFIGSEVGGQLTHFWKLPKPGTEIIQIGIDANDLGRNYPNSVSVLGDAKVTVEALVGAVNKREAGSWVAEVQKMVADWRAEIEPYRNSDATPMRPERVLKELSDCLPEDVLVVSDTGHSAMWLSQQLWMDSTKWDIIRCAGSLGWGFPASLGAKCAFPDRPVVCFTGDGGYWYHLQEMETAVRFGINSVTVVNNNKSMNQEIGVYTKAYDGNPSDQWGTMWKFTDVNLTKIAEDMGAFAIRVEKPEDIAPAMDKAFAAGRPALVEVMTDIDALSPGASLS
- a CDS encoding lysophospholipid acyltransferase family protein — translated: MSPVVGRAAKPRKKRRRSKDKSPLQQNAEFFAVFGALSIIRWIPLWLCNILARLVGAAVFQLAPRRRKILLNNLEIAFPDMSEDERARMARASCRSFVLTGLESVKYLYRFRIDDAEKEVRRMIDGVESVFDQARQLHDEAGGCIFVVPHLGNWELIVHGATIARIPVTVVVRPLDNPKLEKHLFEMRSGSGQEILAKRNALFYLRTALRKGRSVGLLADQHAGMKGIDVPFFGKPASTTTGPAALAISFGRPIMLVACVRKPGGGAYEVLLSDPIVPDTEAESLVEIERLTTLMNVEIEKFVRKCPDQYLWLHDRWKLTKLWGRSAEFLAEKEKEEKND
- the acpS gene encoding holo-ACP synthase, with product MRLYQGVDLIEIDRIKVAHDRQGAFGKDIFTEAELAYCNSRPDPYPHLAGRFAAKEACLKAFGVGMGGFGAIGRFQEIEVESTPSGKPTLLLHGSMEKMRMRLKIDQVTVSISHADSFAVATVMMLGAAAGVEEE
- a CDS encoding beta-ketoacyl-[acyl-carrier-protein] synthase family protein gives rise to the protein MVSEVHITGMGMVTALGSDLETAWSKALRGESGARAVSSFEAGRLPIAGAGEVSLEELAALKERLPEEYAGEGERRVLFALDAAQSALEDAGLALGEADPVRSGVLMGTGLSSYRLEDFAAWIGEDDKFDTTRFAVEIEKTHPAGYFRNPPERATSLISKWAGFRGPSATMTSACAAAGQAIGLGMRMIRRGEADVILCGGADSMIHPVGMAIFLLLGAATTTDAPPENLCRPFDRRRSGLVVGEGAGVLVLESAEHASRRGARVYAKLSGYGSSMDAYQVTAPDPKGRGAARSMSEALRDAGMAPEDIAYVNAHGTGTKLNDPAETLAIKEVFGPWAEKLAISSSKSMIGHLIAACGAPELIFTTLSVARDEVHPTLNLENPDRKCDLDYVPNESRKMAVPAAISNSFGFGGQNVTLVVRKAA
- a CDS encoding beta-ketoacyl-ACP reductase; the encoded protein is MDLSGKVALVTGGGRGIGRACALALAASGAQVAINYSASQEASEEVKAEIEKAGGRAECYQADVSSFEQVEAMFEKVKEDFGTLDILVNNAGVIKDTLLLRMKPADWDKVIGVSLNGVYNCTKMAAEIMMRARTGCVVNISSIIGIMSGGGQTNYAAAKAGVISFTRACAAEMSGRGLRFNAVLPGMIETDMSEVARKHAGDKIMERIPSKRFGQPEDIAGIVVFLSSSASSYINGEAITVDGGMHIG
- a CDS encoding SDR family oxidoreductase, with translation MPVNTLNETESHFQGKVALITGASRGIGAAVARCLARAGVDLVINHREGRGRSGKMAEELCREAEAEGVRAIAVPADIAKKDAVEALFTRAEEEFGRLDFLVLNAARAPFKPWEKLLERDLRQLVDTNYLGNVFCMQKAIAPLSRRGGAVVFLSSLGSRFVNPDYPLGSMKAAMESAVKYWAESWGEQGISVNAVCAGLVMTDSFKTLRMVNPDLENLPERFFLSPEEVAGVVQYLLGPASGVIRGQTVVADKGVSNRLLWPSPPG
- a CDS encoding beta-ketoacyl-[acyl-carrier-protein] synthase family protein, whose product is MARPQKRVVVTGYGMMTPLGGDVASSFDAAREGKSGIDYIRLFDPAKLPCQIAGEVDDAWIEAREVPSHRKLLKFATRGVRMMLTATGESASHARLSEIADRSRIGVAIGSHGEHPDIPQMIQLFRQWRPGGGSPWEGHWDFSELFNSGGYDFLQFYRRKIDVATSVVATGFDAQGPTISVCSACAAGGQAVGEALRLIRDGKADAMIAGGCESAISYAGFFGFVLLTALVEKYETPQMASRPFDRRRNGFVMSEGAGSLVLEELEHALARKAPILGEVLGYGDSADAFRITDMHPKGAGAVLAMRGALADAGISIEDVDYINAHGTSTPKNDLTETTAIKQVFGDRASSIPISSNKSMVGHTIGAAGAVEAIFSLEGMRRSEILPTINYENPDPKCDLDYVPNEMRPSEHRVVLSNSFGFGGQNASLCFGRYEGE
- a CDS encoding beta-hydroxyacyl-ACP dehydratase; the encoded protein is MMRYLLVDRVTSWERGATMVGVKNVTMSEDFLEFHFPRFPVMPGSMILEALVQLTGWLEAASSDFSRWFLLEQVKTVKYYGFALPGDQIELRVEAAGEDEGLALYKGLAQVEGERKVVVDFAGRMVDLKDYEDPAEQAHLFKILNREITLS